The Polyangium mundeleinium genome contains the following window.
GCCGCGGTGGCGACGTACGTGGTGATGTGGGCGCCGACGGCCCTCTACATCGTGATCCTCGCGCGGACCGGGGATGTCGACTGGCGGGTCGTGGGGACGAGTTACCTCTCGGTCTTCGCGATCGGCGCGGGGTACCTCGCGCTCGGCGTCATGACGAGCGCGCTCACGCAGAGCCAGCTCACGGCCGCGGTGCTCTCGGCGCTGGCGATCTCGGGGCTGTTTTTCTTCGGCTTCGCGGAGTTCATCGTGCCCGACGGTCCGGCGCACGATCTCGCGACGCACGTCTCCGTTTGGACACAAATGAATGACGCGTCACGCGGGCTCCTCGACTCGCGGCGGCTCCTCTTCGACGCGACCGTCGTGCTCCTGCCGCTCTTCGTCACGGTGCGCGCCGTCGAGGCGTGGAGGTGGGGATGAGCGAGGAGCGCAAGCCGAAGAAGGGCAAGAAGGCGCCTCGGTCCGAAGCTACGAAGCCGAAGGACGTGAAGCCTCGCGCCCCCAAGGCCCCCGATCCGCCGCGCGAAGCCGCGCCCGAAGCGCCGGCCGGGACGAGCGCGGGGACCAAGCTCGGCGCGCTCGTCGGGCTCGTGGCGGCGATGGTGCTCGCGGTGCTCGTGAACGTGGTCGCGGCGCGGCACTACCGGCGCTTCGATTTCACGAAGGGCGGGCTCTACACGCTGAGCCCAGCGACGGTGCAGACGCTCCACGCGCTCGGCGAGCCGCTCCGCGTCGACGTCCTCTTGCCGTCGGGCGATCCGCTCGCGCTCTCGATCCGGCACCTGCTCGAAGCGTACCGGAGCGAAACGTCGCGCCTCGAAGTGCACTTCACCGATCCGGATCGCCACGCCGCCGAGTTCGTCGCGGTGCAGCGCAAGTACGACGAGCGCGTCGTCGACGGGCGGGTCGTGACGGACGCGGCGATCGTCATCGCGCGGGGCGACCGCGTGCAGTTCATCACGCCCCGAGATCTCATCGAGGTCGAGGACGAGAACGACGTGCGTGCGCGGCCTCGCCTGGAGCAAGCCCTCACCGCGGCGATCCGCGCCGTCGTATCCACGGATCGGCCGAAGATCTGCTTCACGACGGGGCACGACGAGAAGTCGATCGAGA
Protein-coding sequences here:
- a CDS encoding ABC transporter permease is translated as MRGFWPIFKRELFALFVTPLAWVVITSFLLLQGLHFFLIVVNFAAAPADSLGDSGPVQAFFGQTMLLYVPLLLVCPLLTMRLFAEERRSGTIETLLTAPVGTVGVVLAKYAAAVATYVVMWAPTALYIVILARTGDVDWRVVGTSYLSVFAIGAGYLALGVMTSALTQSQLTAAVLSALAISGLFFFGFAEFIVPDGPAHDLATHVSVWTQMNDASRGLLDSRRLLFDATVVLLPLFVTVRAVEAWRWG